One Ignavibacterium sp. DNA segment encodes these proteins:
- a CDS encoding DMT family transporter produces MSYIGELSAVLTAFLWSGTSLAFSSATEKIGSLQVNISRLLLASAFLIVTIFLMGYNFNLSESQFVNLIISGVIGLVVGDSFLFKSYQLVGARISMLLMSLSPGMSAILAFVLLEERITPVGVSGIFITIAGIMLVVLERNNGSKYKNSRLGIIYGFIAALGQATGLIFAKYAFDEGYLAAFVATFVRIFSSVLIILPLAFLFKRFSNPLTMFTKNKSVFGSIFLGTILGPYLGITFSLISIEYTKVGIAATLMATPPIIMLPMVRYLYKEKLSWRAIIGALIAVVGVGLMFLS; encoded by the coding sequence ATGTCGTATATTGGTGAGTTAAGCGCAGTTCTTACCGCATTTCTTTGGTCCGGTACTTCATTAGCATTTTCATCTGCTACTGAAAAAATTGGTTCACTTCAGGTAAATATCAGCAGATTATTGTTAGCGTCAGCCTTTCTTATTGTAACAATATTTTTGATGGGTTATAATTTTAATCTGTCTGAATCTCAGTTTGTTAATCTGATTATAAGCGGTGTTATTGGTTTAGTAGTAGGTGATTCATTTCTGTTTAAAAGTTATCAATTAGTTGGTGCACGGATTAGCATGCTGCTAATGTCCCTTTCGCCGGGAATGTCTGCTATCTTAGCATTTGTATTACTCGAGGAGCGAATAACACCGGTAGGTGTTTCAGGTATTTTTATAACAATTGCAGGAATAATGCTTGTAGTTCTTGAAAGGAATAATGGATCAAAATATAAAAATTCCAGATTAGGGATAATTTATGGTTTTATTGCTGCACTTGGGCAGGCAACAGGATTGATATTTGCAAAGTATGCGTTTGATGAAGGATATCTAGCTGCATTTGTTGCTACCTTCGTTAGAATATTTTCGTCTGTTCTGATCATTCTGCCGCTGGCATTTTTGTTTAAAAGATTTAGTAATCCATTAACTATGTTTACTAAAAACAAATCAGTATTCGGTTCAATATTTTTAGGGACAATCTTAGGTCCCTATTTGGGAATTACATTTAGTTTAATATCTATTGAATATACAAAAGTTGGAATTGCTGCCACACTTATGGCAACTCCACCTATAATTATGCTTCCAATGGTAAGATATCTTTACAAAGAAAAATTATCATGGCGTGCTATAATAGGTGCTTTAATTGCAGTTGTTGGTGTTGGTTTGATGTTCTTAAGCTGA
- a CDS encoding P-II family nitrogen regulator gives MKEIKAIIRPIKLLEVIEALQQIEGLPGVTISEIIGFGKGRAKSADDKVIYEKVEFVPRTKVEVVVDDKLAEAVVKAIQENAKTDNPGDGKIFITTVDDVVKIRTNERGEIAL, from the coding sequence ATGAAAGAGATTAAAGCGATAATCAGACCAATCAAATTATTGGAAGTAATTGAAGCTCTTCAACAGATTGAAGGATTACCCGGAGTTACAATTTCTGAAATAATTGGTTTTGGAAAAGGCAGAGCAAAATCAGCTGATGATAAAGTGATTTATGAAAAAGTTGAGTTTGTTCCTCGTACAAAAGTTGAAGTGGTTGTAGATGATAAGCTGGCTGAAGCAGTTGTTAAAGCAATTCAGGAAAATGCAAAAACTGATAACCCGGGCGATGGTAAAATATTTATAACCACTGTTGATGATGTAGTTAAGATCAGAACTAATGAACGCGGCGAAATAGCGCTGTAA
- a CDS encoding response regulator transcription factor has product MKKLLIIEDDPAILKGLEETFSEEHFQVTTSMSGQMGFDKAMHESFDLIILDLILPDKNGIDICKDLRKNGISTPVLMLTGKKEEIDKIIGLEIGADDYVTKPFSLREVVARVKALLRRPHELKPEIEEYFFNDVYFNFKKQEAKKGDKPIDFSVLEYKVIKYFVQREGEVIDRNKLLDEVWGYENYPSTRTVDNFIMNLRKKIEDDHSNPKHLLTIHKAGYKFVK; this is encoded by the coding sequence ATGAAAAAATTATTAATTATCGAAGATGATCCGGCTATCTTAAAAGGACTCGAAGAAACTTTTTCAGAAGAACACTTTCAGGTAACTACATCAATGTCAGGTCAGATGGGATTCGATAAAGCAATGCATGAAAGTTTTGATCTTATCATTCTTGATTTAATCCTGCCGGATAAAAATGGAATTGATATCTGTAAAGATTTGAGAAAAAACGGAATCAGCACTCCGGTTTTAATGTTAACAGGAAAGAAAGAGGAAATTGATAAAATTATAGGTCTTGAAATTGGTGCTGATGATTATGTAACAAAACCTTTCAGTCTTAGAGAAGTTGTTGCAAGAGTAAAAGCATTATTAAGACGTCCTCATGAATTAAAACCAGAGATAGAAGAATACTTTTTTAATGATGTTTATTTTAATTTCAAAAAACAGGAAGCAAAAAAAGGCGATAAGCCGATTGATTTTTCTGTACTGGAATACAAAGTAATTAAGTATTTTGTTCAAAGAGAGGGTGAAGTAATTGACAGAAACAAACTGCTTGATGAAGTATGGGGATATGAAAACTATCCTTCAACAAGAACAGTTGATAACTTTATAATGAACCTTCGGAAAAAAATAGAAGATGATCATTCAAATCCAAAACACTTGTTAACAATTCATAAAGCAGGATATAAGTTTGTGAAATGA
- a CDS encoding ATP-binding protein, which yields MKSALNKKSALLLIEIIIILVCVGGFYLNVLKPNLPFELNYSDSHLIITNVDDNLTGIKDGSILLSVDNLQFNDWEELELYLDGKRIGETVNIKIETDNQIKSASVQLTNYYNLFTLIIIAVVGLIYISIAMFVRIRSPENYSARLFHRASISLGVVIVITAGTYNLEFYGYLSRIIWLFIYSLTPVLFIHFTSSFAKKKVKRMRYILWYFYFSALANSIILSYLFLKATLGGDFEYIRYYVVFFDSFFRLFLITCIMIAISICIYAYRSSKEIDERKRLQWLLLGYFIGPFSFIIFWVIPLFFLEHSLLPESVILIFLTAIPITFSIAIVKYHLMDVNLIIRRSFVYTVVLFAIIITYVLLTSVITFFVENLNPAVPTVLTAIATVALLQPAKNLIQKFVDKRFFRIEYDYRKEQQRFFEEMKNIYDINSLAELIIKNTTNLIPSDKIGFFILDKSDSKIRIISDKGFELLRGRSIRFDTEKLKNNLVLPVAVSDKVEAGINIESADVRVFKRWGMTLVFPIKSPTGIIHAFLVMGEKKAGTRYYKDDIDLLSTVTVAAALAIDRILLQEDLIRQKLEAERLEELNELKSFFMQTITHELKNPLTSIKIFTEKLKNHQLPAKDKSEFYLKVINGESKKLNGLIDNILDYAKIEKGMQTYHKSRINLIPVIHQAVNSVQYQFMIKRQKLELIINDDTINIFADEAAVERAILNLLTNASKYSCEESKIILSVAKVNNCAIVEVIDNGCGISSENLKNVFEPFVRLKDDINRKIEGTGLGLAIVKHIMDEHCGRIEIKSELNKGSSFSLYFKIEQ from the coding sequence ATGAAGAGTGCACTTAACAAAAAGTCTGCACTTTTACTTATCGAGATAATAATTATACTTGTTTGTGTTGGTGGGTTCTACCTTAATGTCCTGAAACCAAATCTGCCGTTTGAATTAAATTACAGTGACAGTCATCTTATTATTACTAATGTAGATGATAATTTAACCGGTATAAAAGATGGCAGTATTCTCTTGTCTGTTGATAATCTTCAGTTTAATGACTGGGAAGAATTAGAACTTTATCTTGACGGCAAAAGAATTGGTGAAACGGTTAATATTAAAATCGAAACTGATAATCAGATAAAATCTGCTTCAGTTCAGCTAACAAATTATTACAACCTCTTTACTCTCATAATTATTGCAGTTGTGGGTTTGATTTATATAAGTATTGCGATGTTTGTAAGAATCAGATCCCCGGAAAATTATTCTGCCAGATTATTTCATCGTGCAAGTATTAGTCTGGGAGTGGTTATTGTAATAACAGCCGGAACATATAATCTTGAGTTTTATGGTTACCTTAGCAGAATAATCTGGCTGTTTATTTACAGCCTTACTCCGGTCCTGTTTATTCATTTTACTTCATCATTCGCCAAGAAAAAAGTAAAGCGAATGAGATATATTCTTTGGTATTTTTATTTTAGTGCTCTCGCCAATTCAATAATACTTAGCTACCTTTTTCTTAAAGCTACTCTTGGCGGAGATTTCGAATACATCAGATACTATGTTGTTTTCTTCGATTCTTTTTTCAGATTGTTTTTAATTACCTGCATTATGATCGCAATTTCAATTTGTATTTATGCTTACAGGTCATCAAAAGAGATAGATGAAAGAAAACGTCTCCAATGGCTGCTGCTTGGATATTTTATCGGACCATTCAGTTTTATAATTTTTTGGGTTATCCCGCTTTTCTTTCTTGAACACAGTCTTTTACCTGAATCAGTTATTTTGATATTTCTTACTGCTATTCCGATTACCTTTAGTATCGCAATAGTTAAGTATCATCTTATGGATGTTAATCTGATTATCAGAAGAAGTTTTGTTTATACTGTTGTGCTCTTTGCAATAATTATCACTTATGTGTTACTTACATCTGTAATTACTTTTTTCGTTGAAAATTTAAATCCTGCTGTACCAACTGTTCTTACAGCAATTGCAACAGTTGCTCTGCTTCAACCAGCTAAAAATCTTATTCAAAAGTTTGTGGATAAAAGATTTTTCAGAATTGAATATGATTACCGGAAAGAACAGCAAAGATTTTTTGAAGAAATGAAAAATATCTACGATATAAATTCACTGGCAGAATTGATTATTAAAAATACCACCAATTTAATTCCATCAGATAAAATTGGATTTTTTATTCTCGATAAATCTGATTCAAAAATCAGAATTATTTCTGACAAAGGATTTGAATTGCTTCGCGGCAGAAGTATCAGGTTTGACACAGAAAAACTGAAAAACAATCTTGTCCTTCCTGTTGCGGTAAGTGATAAAGTAGAAGCAGGCATAAACATCGAATCAGCTGATGTCAGAGTTTTTAAAAGATGGGGAATGACACTCGTATTTCCAATTAAATCACCTACAGGAATTATTCATGCATTTTTAGTTATGGGTGAAAAAAAAGCTGGAACAAGATATTATAAAGATGATATTGACTTACTAAGTACTGTTACTGTTGCTGCCGCACTTGCGATTGACAGGATTTTATTGCAAGAAGATCTTATTCGCCAGAAACTTGAAGCTGAACGTCTCGAAGAGTTGAATGAATTAAAATCGTTTTTTATGCAAACTATTACTCACGAACTTAAAAATCCTCTCACCTCAATAAAAATTTTTACTGAAAAGTTGAAAAACCATCAATTGCCTGCAAAAGATAAATCTGAGTTTTATTTGAAGGTGATAAACGGTGAGAGCAAAAAACTTAACGGACTTATTGATAATATTCTGGATTATGCTAAAATCGAAAAAGGAATGCAGACTTATCATAAATCCCGAATCAATCTGATCCCGGTTATTCATCAAGCTGTTAATTCAGTTCAGTATCAGTTTATGATTAAGAGACAAAAGTTAGAGCTTATAATTAACGATGACACTATAAATATTTTTGCTGACGAAGCGGCTGTTGAAAGAGCTATTTTGAATTTACTTACTAACGCCTCTAAATACTCTTGCGAAGAAAGTAAAATAATCCTTTCAGTTGCAAAAGTTAATAACTGTGCGATTGTAGAGGTAATTGATAATGGATGTGGAATTTCTTCTGAAAATTTAAAAAATGTTTTTGAACCTTTTGTAAGATTAAAAGATGATATTAACCGAAAAATAGAAGGCACCGGTCTTGGTCTTGCAATTGTTAAACATATTATGGATGAGCATTGCGGCAGAATCGAAATTAAAAGTGAATTAAATAAAGGAAGCAGCTTTTCATTGTATTTTAAAATAGAGCAATAG
- a CDS encoding 5'-nucleotidase C-terminal domain-containing protein — protein MQPLKDYIFPYTIIQYGSTKVGIFSLITPETNYFSLPSPAIVDTNIAATAMAMLDTLTSKGCNLIICLSHLGILYDQDLAANIPGINIILSGHDHLRTDAPVEVTDPLGGTTYIVQADAFYKCIGKMKIAVSGNNMELINYTLIDLDESVPEEPTVKAVVDGLMTEIENTWGPVYSQQIGTATAFFEEVATNLGEDGAHDTPIGNIVTDAYRWKTETEIGITVGGLTAQPIYEGPLVAADAFRVVGYGFNEVNGLGYRIVKIKLTGADLIAGLEFGLSNAEYNDELLPQVSGMSYSYNLENPVGQRIVWVKVGDIPLDPQTVYSITTNEFLYYALGNPFIIGTSINIIDPYLYTDSSEFQVLSEYIINKQTISPEYKGNVVTDLGSIDNGTTPKEFRLEQNYPNPFNPTTKISWQSSIGSWQILKVYDVLGREVSVLVNEYKPAGKYEVEWDASSVSSGVYFYQLKTNSYVETRKMILTK, from the coding sequence GTGCAGCCATTAAAGGATTACATCTTTCCTTATACTATCATACAATATGGCAGCACTAAGGTTGGAATATTCAGTCTTATTACACCGGAGACAAATTATTTTTCACTTCCTTCACCAGCAATAGTTGATACAAATATTGCAGCTACAGCAATGGCAATGCTGGATACACTTACCAGTAAAGGCTGCAATTTAATTATTTGTCTATCTCATCTTGGAATCCTGTACGATCAGGATTTAGCAGCAAACATTCCTGGTATAAATATTATACTAAGCGGGCACGACCATTTAAGAACAGATGCACCGGTAGAGGTTACTGATCCGCTTGGAGGAACGACTTACATTGTCCAGGCTGATGCATTTTACAAATGTATTGGTAAAATGAAAATTGCAGTTTCGGGTAATAATATGGAATTAATAAATTATACTTTGATAGACCTTGATGAATCTGTTCCTGAAGAGCCAACTGTCAAAGCAGTTGTAGATGGACTAATGACTGAAATCGAAAACACCTGGGGACCTGTTTATTCTCAGCAGATTGGAACTGCTACAGCCTTCTTTGAAGAAGTTGCCACAAATCTCGGTGAAGATGGAGCACACGATACACCTATTGGAAATATTGTAACTGATGCTTACAGATGGAAGACTGAAACAGAAATCGGAATTACTGTCGGCGGATTGACTGCACAGCCAATTTATGAGGGTCCGCTTGTTGCCGCTGATGCTTTTAGAGTTGTAGGTTATGGTTTTAATGAAGTCAACGGACTTGGATACAGGATTGTTAAAATAAAACTTACCGGTGCTGATCTTATTGCGGGATTAGAGTTCGGACTTTCAAATGCTGAATACAATGATGAACTACTCCCACAAGTTTCAGGTATGAGCTATTCATATAATTTGGAAAATCCGGTTGGTCAAAGAATTGTATGGGTAAAAGTTGGAGATATCCCGCTGGATCCGCAGACGGTGTATTCTATAACTACCAATGAATTCCTTTATTATGCATTAGGCAACCCTTTTATAATCGGAACAAGCATCAATATTATAGATCCATACCTATACACTGACTCATCAGAATTTCAGGTATTATCAGAATACATTATCAATAAGCAAACAATTTCACCGGAATATAAAGGAAATGTAGTAACAGATTTAGGATCAATTGATAACGGAACAACTCCAAAAGAGTTTAGACTTGAACAGAACTATCCCAATCCGTTTAATCCGACTACGAAGATAAGTTGGCAATCATCGATAGGCAGTTGGCAAATATTAAAAGTATATGATGTGCTTGGTCGTGAAGTTTCGGTACTTGTTAATGAATATAAACCTGCGGGAAAATATGAAGTCGAATGGGATGCAAGCAGTGTATCAAGTGGTGTGTACTTCTACCAGTTGAAAACTAACAGTTATGTTGAAACCAGGAAAATGATTTTAACGAAATAG
- a CDS encoding T9SS type A sorting domain-containing protein, giving the protein MKIYKTVYFVFIMTSEILLPHSQHVHQYIVTEAYQLLVNQLGGIIFDMNEHIGGIGSEFYGDYAWQKPFISTGAWREDIEDPIFNYDFVFVQGVNIALVSITHFWDADDGDLTENLFPIVLPFPPYPSFNIGPYENAYDKLLRYSNGDWVLWFPDSLWCVNKINGHQLVIIPDIVTPPARFGIPLKYFSITEFYKYHEMNLLTDQSGEYFVFDLNTLQFINPEEAPEIVVTNNIRDRIAWEVLGRMCHLLADQSVPAHTHRDEHGLLSDSYENWMGGSSQPYLQWNSSNAGNYINPYTTDNDPLHFLIYTMQQQSDHFGSNGPDEIGNGNNNLFGNSRSQELDFLNSLNISGYGDPTTWNGPWSNTNLENIRDKTFPYAIRATAGLLFWFAIETGLITSVPDEQSEVLNEFILKQNYPNPFNPSTKISWQSPVGSHQTLKVYDVLGNEVATLVNEYKPAGSYEVEWDASAFPSGVYFYQLKAESFVDTRKMILIK; this is encoded by the coding sequence ATGAAAATTTATAAAACTGTTTACTTTGTGTTTATAATGACATCAGAAATTTTACTGCCGCATTCACAACATGTTCATCAATATATCGTTACTGAGGCTTATCAGCTACTGGTAAACCAATTAGGCGGAATCATATTTGATATGAATGAACACATAGGTGGAATTGGCTCAGAATTTTATGGAGATTATGCATGGCAGAAACCTTTTATTAGTACAGGTGCCTGGCGAGAGGATATTGAAGACCCAATATTCAATTATGATTTTGTTTTTGTTCAGGGTGTAAATATTGCATTAGTAAGTATCACACACTTTTGGGATGCTGATGATGGTGATCTAACAGAAAATCTTTTTCCCATTGTACTGCCGTTTCCTCCATATCCATCATTTAACATCGGACCATACGAAAATGCTTATGATAAATTGTTAAGATATTCAAACGGTGATTGGGTTTTATGGTTCCCTGATTCTCTTTGGTGTGTAAATAAGATAAATGGACATCAACTGGTTATCATACCTGATATAGTTACACCTCCAGCAAGATTCGGAATACCTCTAAAATATTTTTCAATTACCGAATTCTATAAGTACCATGAAATGAATTTACTTACAGATCAGAGCGGAGAATATTTCGTGTTTGATCTTAATACACTTCAATTCATTAACCCTGAAGAAGCACCCGAAATCGTAGTGACAAATAACATTCGAGATAGAATAGCATGGGAAGTGCTTGGAAGAATGTGTCATCTTTTAGCCGACCAAAGTGTTCCTGCACATACTCACAGAGATGAGCATGGTTTATTATCCGATAGTTATGAAAACTGGATGGGTGGTTCAAGTCAACCTTACCTTCAATGGAATTCTTCCAACGCAGGAAATTATATCAACCCGTATACAACTGATAATGATCCATTACACTTTTTGATTTACACGATGCAGCAGCAATCAGATCATTTTGGAAGCAATGGACCTGATGAAATTGGAAATGGAAATAATAATTTATTCGGAAACTCAAGATCGCAGGAATTAGATTTTCTTAATTCGTTAAACATTTCGGGTTATGGCGATCCAACTACATGGAACGGACCGTGGAGCAATACAAATCTGGAAAACATTCGGGATAAAACTTTTCCTTATGCTATTCGTGCAACTGCGGGTTTGCTTTTCTGGTTTGCGATAGAAACAGGGCTAATAACTTCAGTACCGGATGAGCAATCTGAGGTTCTGAATGAATTCATTCTAAAACAAAACTACCCCAACCCTTTTAACCCAAGTACAAAAATTAGTTGGCAGTCACCAGTAGGCAGTCATCAAACTTTAAAAGTTTACGATGTACTTGGTAATGAAGTTGCTACACTTGTTAATGAATATAAACCAGCAGGTAGTTATGAAGTTGAGTGGGATGCTAGTGCATTCCCAAGTGGTGTGTACTTCTATCAGTTGAAAGCTGAAAGTTTTGTTGATACAAGGAAAATGATTTTAATAAAATAG
- a CDS encoding T9SS type A sorting domain-containing protein has translation MKMILTTVSILILILLETKVIYSQEQYQVFRNSINTINQRLLGNEDSTLSKVISFINPEGKLVPNNSFMDNWFLNDLTFQKWNGVNWINDSNVVFTYNEYSLISEELDKDWVGSQWVEILKHLYDYNSSLNLNQVKLQYLSGSVWTDSLKSVYNYNSFGQVSTITTYDWDNNSWINYQLMTATYNNNQLAQEVYKLWDGIGWENSERNVYTYTDNSLSISVSFWIFGTWINVLKLVANYNQSGYLSEILLQYWNPFGGWENITHLLFAYDQNNNIVEGLWQDWDSGSSSWINYSRTTTTYRSVNIPLNDLTELWSNNNWYINSLWTYEYDGNSNLTHRIYQIWNGTWVNDSRQILLYTTTDVDNEEINPLVFSLYQNYPNPFNPSTKIRWQSPVGSHQTLKVYDVLGNEITTLVDEYKPAGSYEVEWDARDHPTGVYFYQLKTENFLETKKMILIK, from the coding sequence ATGAAAATGATATTAACAACAGTATCTATCTTGATTCTGATTCTACTGGAAACAAAAGTAATTTATTCACAGGAACAATATCAGGTGTTCAGGAACTCTATTAATACGATAAATCAAAGATTGTTAGGAAATGAAGACAGTACTCTTAGTAAAGTTATTTCATTCATAAATCCCGAAGGAAAATTAGTACCTAATAATTCGTTTATGGACAATTGGTTTTTGAATGATCTTACCTTTCAAAAATGGAATGGTGTAAACTGGATAAACGATTCAAATGTTGTTTTCACTTACAATGAATACTCTTTAATCAGTGAGGAACTGGATAAAGACTGGGTAGGCTCTCAATGGGTTGAAATTCTTAAACATCTTTACGATTATAATTCATCTCTGAATTTAAACCAGGTGAAATTACAATACCTATCAGGCAGTGTATGGACTGATTCATTAAAAAGTGTCTATAACTATAATTCCTTTGGTCAGGTTTCGACCATCACTACTTACGATTGGGATAATAATTCCTGGATAAATTACCAACTGATGACAGCTACATATAACAATAATCAGCTTGCTCAAGAGGTTTATAAGTTATGGGACGGAATAGGCTGGGAAAATTCGGAACGAAATGTTTACACTTATACAGATAATAGTCTTTCAATATCAGTTTCTTTCTGGATATTCGGAACCTGGATTAATGTATTAAAGCTGGTTGCGAATTACAATCAATCCGGGTATTTGAGTGAAATTTTATTACAGTATTGGAACCCTTTTGGTGGTTGGGAAAATATAACTCATCTGCTATTCGCTTATGATCAGAATAATAATATAGTGGAAGGATTGTGGCAGGACTGGGACTCAGGATCAAGTTCATGGATAAACTACTCCCGTACTACAACTACGTACCGTTCTGTTAATATTCCTTTAAATGATTTAACAGAATTATGGTCTAACAACAACTGGTATATCAATTCCCTTTGGACATATGAATATGACGGAAATTCAAATTTGACTCACAGGATTTATCAGATTTGGAACGGCACATGGGTTAACGATAGTAGACAAATTCTTTTATACACAACAACAGATGTTGATAACGAAGAGATTAATCCTTTAGTTTTCTCTTTGTATCAAAACTACCCCAACCCTTTTAACCCAAGCACTAAAATTAGGTGGCAGTCACCGGTAGGCAGTCATCAAACTTTAAAAGTTTACGATGTGCTTGGTAATGAAATCACAACTCTTGTTGATGAATATAAACCTGCAGGTAGTTATGAAGTTGAGTGGGATGCACGTGATCATCCAACTGGTGTTTATTTCTATCAGTTGAAGACTGAAAACTTTTTGGAAACTAAAAAAATGATTTTAATCAAGTAA
- a CDS encoding YCF48-related protein produces MEYKMYLYLFCSCLLWTLSTKYFDAIAQQGWISQTPKPQGSHLLSVCYRNENDIWTVGNNGVVLNSTDSGYNWNLSTINPKCNFFRIQFVNENFGIICGREREYEPSALIKEYGIILTTADAGISWTKKFKVSDLLQDAFFFDQMNGWAAADSGKVFKTTDGGNSWIKYYCGANVWLQEIYFSDLLNGWCVGYGSGGGVYKSTDGGATWINVTPLYQAYFHSLNFINKSTGWVCGTEIFKTTDAGVTWQQLTTSGGMESFSDIYFIDENVGWLLWSSSFPNPITSISKSTDGGLNWSAQKDSVNTSNLEFTNANLGCAVGSWGTIETTLDGGENWALKTEWLSFSLNKVDFPSLEIGFVTARKGSGTSATFYVLKTTDSGSNWIISDSTTDSWFLDLDFVNESTGWIVGVNYLTYEGTIRRTTDNGNTWVNQYSFPGHGISSIQFINNYYGWASVGGNNGELLFTTNAGENWNIVSTGYSFNPAKICFINLDVGWVIGYSSNAARIIKTTDGAQSWIDVSPQNLPDLLYDIDFINEQTGYVVGEHGIVIKTTDGGNIWNQISPDPWPLGPAFTSIQFVNENYGWILTDEIYNSLGSSLFCTTDGGSSWDLQAFLPGTRSSIFIYDLNTGWYVAGNNIAGEPTIGFVYKTTNGGSTFIESNNFTNQFPNNFLLFQNFPNPFNPRTVISYQLPVSSNIKLKVFDVLGNEIATLVDEYKSAGSYEVEWDASVFPSGVYFYQLQSGNFNEAKKMILMK; encoded by the coding sequence ATGGAGTATAAAATGTATTTGTATTTGTTTTGCAGCTGTCTTCTTTGGACGCTATCAACAAAATATTTTGATGCCATCGCACAACAAGGTTGGATTAGCCAAACTCCTAAGCCTCAAGGAAGTCATCTTTTATCTGTCTGCTACAGAAATGAAAATGATATCTGGACAGTGGGAAATAACGGAGTGGTTTTGAACTCAACCGATAGTGGATATAATTGGAATTTAAGTACCATTAATCCTAAATGTAATTTTTTTAGGATCCAATTTGTAAATGAGAATTTCGGGATTATTTGTGGGAGAGAAAGAGAATATGAACCTAGTGCTTTGATTAAGGAATATGGTATCATTCTGACAACAGCAGACGCTGGTATATCTTGGACTAAAAAATTTAAGGTAAGTGATTTACTGCAAGATGCATTCTTCTTCGATCAAATGAACGGTTGGGCAGCTGCTGACTCTGGTAAAGTGTTTAAAACTACAGATGGAGGAAACAGTTGGATTAAATACTATTGTGGAGCAAATGTTTGGCTACAAGAAATTTATTTTTCTGATTTATTGAACGGATGGTGTGTAGGCTATGGAAGCGGAGGAGGTGTTTACAAATCTACAGATGGTGGAGCAACATGGATAAACGTAACACCATTATATCAAGCCTATTTCCATTCTTTGAACTTTATTAACAAAAGCACTGGTTGGGTTTGTGGAACCGAAATATTTAAAACAACCGATGCAGGTGTAACCTGGCAGCAGTTAACCACATCAGGAGGAATGGAATCATTTTCTGATATTTACTTCATTGATGAAAATGTGGGGTGGCTACTGTGGTCTAGCTCTTTTCCTAATCCAATTACCTCTATTTCTAAATCTACAGATGGTGGACTTAATTGGTCAGCGCAGAAAGATAGTGTAAATACGAGTAATTTGGAATTTACGAATGCAAATCTCGGTTGTGCTGTTGGATCCTGGGGAACCATTGAGACAACTTTAGACGGTGGTGAAAATTGGGCACTGAAGACTGAATGGTTATCCTTCTCATTGAACAAAGTTGACTTTCCTTCCTTAGAGATTGGGTTTGTAACTGCTCGCAAAGGTTCAGGTACTTCAGCTACTTTCTATGTGCTTAAAACCACTGACAGTGGAAGTAACTGGATAATCTCAGATAGTACCACAGATTCCTGGTTTCTGGATTTGGATTTTGTAAATGAATCTACCGGATGGATTGTTGGAGTTAATTACTTGACTTACGAAGGTACCATCCGCAGAACTACCGATAATGGTAATACTTGGGTGAATCAATATTCATTTCCCGGACATGGAATTTCTTCTATACAATTTATAAACAATTATTATGGTTGGGCAAGTGTTGGCGGTAATAATGGTGAGTTACTTTTTACAACAAATGCCGGAGAAAATTGGAACATAGTATCAACAGGATATTCATTTAATCCGGCAAAAATATGTTTTATTAACCTGGATGTTGGATGGGTCATTGGCTATTCAAGCAATGCAGCAAGAATAATAAAAACGACTGACGGTGCTCAAAGCTGGATAGATGTTTCACCTCAGAACCTTCCCGATCTTTTATACGATATTGATTTTATTAATGAACAGACTGGCTATGTAGTTGGTGAACATGGCATTGTCATAAAAACTACAGATGGTGGGAATATATGGAACCAAATTTCGCCCGACCCTTGGCCATTGGGTCCGGCATTTACCTCAATACAATTTGTAAATGAAAACTATGGATGGATTCTGACTGATGAAATTTACAATTCTTTAGGTTCATCGTTATTCTGTACAACAGATGGTGGATCTAGTTGGGATTTACAGGCCTTTTTACCCGGAACTAGAAGTTCAATTTTCATTTACGATCTAAATACTGGTTGGTATGTCGCTGGTAATAATATTGCTGGAGAACCAACGATTGGATTTGTTTACAAAACTACTAATGGCGGAAGTACATTCATAGAAAGCAATAATTTTACCAATCAATTCCCTAATAATTTTTTATTATTTCAAAACTTCCCAAACCCATTTAATCCAAGAACTGTAATCAGTTATCAGTTACCAGTAAGCAGTAATATTAAATTAAAAGTTTTTGATGTGCTTGGTAATGAAATTGCAACACTCGTTGATGAGTATAAATCAGCAGGTAGTTATGAAGTTGAGTGGGATGCTAGTGTATTCCCAAGTGGTGTGTACTTCTATCAACTTCAATCAGGAAATTTTAATGAGGCTAAAAAAATGATTTTAATGAAATAA